Genomic window (Candidatus Acidiferrales bacterium):
AAATAGGTTCCATCACGAAGACTTTTACGGGTACCATGCTTGCAAAGCTCGTGTACGACGGAAAAGTCAAGAAAGATGATCCTGTAAAAAATTATCTCCCCATCACTTTGAATCAATCCTCGCTCAACGGAAAAGAAATGACCCTTGTTCAACTTGCAGATCATACGTCTGGGCTCCCTTTTGAACCGACCAACGTGAGGAACGATGCTAAACATCCGTTTGACCGGTATGCTCCTTACAAAAACTACGGCACGGAACGATTATACGATTACCTGTCGCACCAACTGGTTCTGCAATCAACGCCTGGTGAAAAGAGGATATACTCAAATCTTGGAGGCGGTCTGCTCGGCCACATCTTGACTCTGATTTCGAAGAAATCATACGAAGAACTTATGTTTGAAACGATCTGCAGGCCATTGGGAATGTCTAACACATTCGTTGAACTCACACCAGATCGCGAACGCCGGATGGTCCATGGAAGATATCCAAACGGCGATCTGCTTCCATTTGGCGACGGCGATAGTGATGCGCTTATTGGTTGCGGCGGGATAAAGTCCTCTGCCAGAGACCTTGTGAAATATCTTAGAGCAAACATGACCGATACCACGTACTTCTACCTTGCCCAGAAACCGACAAAGCAATTCGACGAGCACTTTTCGGGAGCGCTTGGCTGGGCGCCCTACAGCGAGCGTGGCAAAGTTCATCAGGGAGCGTTTGGA
Coding sequences:
- a CDS encoding serine hydrolase domain-containing protein, with the translated sequence IGSITKTFTGTMLAKLVYDGKVKKDDPVKNYLPITLNQSSLNGKEMTLVQLADHTSGLPFEPTNVRNDAKHPFDRYAPYKNYGTERLYDYLSHQLVLQSTPGEKRIYSNLGGGLLGHILTLISKKSYEELMFETICRPLGMSNTFVELTPDRERRMVHGRYPNGDLLPFGDGDSDALIGCGGIKSSARDLVKYLRANMTDTTYFYLAQKPTKQFDEHFSGALGWAPYSERGKVHQGAFGATPGYTCGIIFERNTRVGVVVLTNVSAYLAAKANYTEGLCRALYDPLPFASEKKQ